DNA sequence from the Candidatus Fluviicola riflensis genome:
AAACCGGTGTAAAAAACCGTGGACAACACCATGCTCATGTAAGAACTGATGGTGAAGTTATTCTTGATTTCTTTGGTGATCTGGTACGTTCCGAAAAACTGTACACTCATGGGAGTAACCACAAAATAACCGAATAAGATTCCGAGGAAAAACAGCATACTCACGTAGAATACAATGCCTTTTACCATCTTTTTCTCATTGGCTTTCAGGCCCGGTTTCACAAAACTCCACAATTGATGGAACACGTACGGAAACGAAACGACCAAACCGCCCAGGAAACTCATCATCAAACCGTAAGAAAACTGGCCGCTGACGGTGGTACTCTGGAAGTCGACCGGAATCTCTTCCACACACATGAAGTTGAGGTATTTGCAGCAGAATTCGAACGTAACAAAATCTTTTTTACTCATGGAAATGAAGATGTTCCGCATGATCCAGTCCTGGTAGCACCAAATCACAATCGCCATGACAAGAATCACTGCAACCGATCTCACCAATCTCCAGCGAAGTTCCTCCAGGTGCTGGAGAAATGACATGCTCGTACTTTGCTCTTCGTTCTGCTCTTCCATAAATTCCGAGTGCAAAAGTAACGATTTTGTAGAACACAGGTACAATGGCGAAAGACAAGCTACATGTATTTTCACCACAAAAATTTCTTGAAGGTTGTTTCGGCATAAATGCGCGTGCTCTCCTTTTCACTTTTGTGTAAACTGAATGATTGGGACAAACACAGGAGAGACCAAGAAAAGAGATTGTTTTTTTGAATCTTGTTTGACATAACCACTCAATAAGCTTAAAGACTCATCAACTCATTCATGGCAATATTTTTGTTCGAATCGAGTTAATTGAAACGTAGTTGACCTTGCCTATGCTTAAACTAACATCTCTTGTTTTTTTGTTATGCCTCGCGATAAACGCATCCGGACAACAGGATTCTGTTTCCTTGTTAAAAACCCGCGAAAGTTTTTGGAATCTTACCGATACAACCATCAGAAACGAAATAGCTTCCTTCAACCGGAAAGGTGATTCCATCAAACAACGGGCGGCCGTGAAAGCGGTGGAAATGATCGAAATTCCGTTGATTTCCTGTTCGGACACCGTAGCCAATTTCCATTTAAAGTCGGCGTATATTCATTTGTACTTTTCGGACTTTGACGTAACCGAACATCAGCGCACCTATACCGATAAAAACAACGATACACTTGTTACGATTGGTTTGTTTAGTTTTTAAGTTTATTGAACTGGAACTTAAAACTCAATCAACTTAAAAACGATGCAACTCCGTGTCGAATTCCTACCTTCGCAGCAGCATGATTTTTTTTCAATTTCCCTTTCACAAACTCAACTTTTTGCTTAAATTCAGGTAAATCATGAAAGAAAACGAATGATAGTATTCGTGATAAAGTAACTTTCATAAAACACAAAATGAATCGATAAAATGAATTTGGAGAACACGCAAAACTTTCTTTTTTACGCAAATCCCAACGGAAAAGATACTATACAGGTTGTTGTTGATGAAAAAAACGAAACTGTTTGGACAACACAAAAAGGGATGTCCGAACTATTTGAGGTAGATAGAACAGTTGTTACCAAGCATTTGAAAAACATTTATGCCGAAGGTGAACTTCATAAAGTGTCAACTAGTGCAAAAATTGCACTAGTTCAAAAAGAAGGTGATCGCGAGGTAAGTAGAGAAGTGGAATATTATAATCTCGACGCCATCATATCAGTTGGTTATCGTGTAAATTCTCAGAGTGCTACCAGATTCCGGATTTGGGCAACGGGTGTTTTGAGAGAATACCTGGTAAAAGGTTTTGTAATTGATGATGATCGATTAAAACAAGGTGAATCATTGTTTAACAAAGATTATTTTGACGAGTTAATCGACCGCATCCGGGAAATCCGTGCGAGTGAAAGACGCTTTTATCTGAAAATAACAGATATTTATGAGCAGTGTAGTATCG
Encoded proteins:
- the tatC gene encoding twin-arginine translocase subunit TatC, giving the protein MEEQNEEQSTSMSFLQHLEELRWRLVRSVAVILVMAIVIWCYQDWIMRNIFISMSKKDFVTFEFCCKYLNFMCVEEIPVDFQSTTVSGQFSYGLMMSFLGGLVVSFPYVFHQLWSFVKPGLKANEKKMVKGIVFYVSMLFFLGILFGYFVVTPMSVQFFGTYQITKEIKNNFTISSYMSMVLSTVFYTGLFFLLPVIAYITAKVGIISSGFLKKYRKHSIVVVLVLAAVITPPDMISQIIVSIPILLLYEIGILVVVRVEKKRASEG
- a CDS encoding cell filamentation protein Fic gives rise to the protein MNLENTQNFLFYANPNGKDTIQVVVDEKNETVWTTQKGMSELFEVDRTVVTKHLKNIYAEGELHKVSTSAKIALVQKEGDREVSREVEYYNLDAIISVGYRVNSQSATRFRIWATGVLREYLVKGFVIDDDRLKQGESLFNKDYFDELIDRIREIRASERRFYLKITDIYEQCSIDYKKDTELTQKFFRTVQNKLHWAITGKTAAQLIAERVDSSKPNMGLQTWRNSPNGKILKSDVSVAKNYLIEKEIKELERIVTMYLDYAENQANRKIPMKMKDWISKLDAFLEFNEYQILADAGSVKQEVARSLAENEYDKFRIVQDSTFVSDFEKQTKNISAKKK